The following proteins come from a genomic window of Fulvitalea axinellae:
- a CDS encoding DUF4465 domain-containing protein: MLRFTLRTLALVALVTIAVSCSDDDDPTPRFTVDFEDLELDANSYWDGADKSGKFVADDVTFPNDYNDQYKSWQGFAYSNMTDMETPGRPNQYSVYGKSGAMGSKNFGLGYIAMDTKFNIMAFPRAVNNVRLYVTNGTYAYLAMKNGDNFTKKFGGEDGNDPDFCKLICIGLDEDGEETGKVEIFLADYRFDNNAEDYILTEWKEFDLTQLGKVKSVRFEMDSSDKNEWGMKNPAYYFVDNISYE, from the coding sequence ATGTTAAGATTTACGCTCAGGACGCTAGCACTCGTTGCCCTAGTCACCATTGCCGTATCATGTTCGGACGACGACGATCCGACCCCGCGTTTCACCGTTGATTTCGAAGATTTGGAGCTCGATGCCAATTCCTATTGGGACGGGGCTGACAAATCCGGAAAATTTGTAGCTGACGATGTTACTTTTCCTAATGACTACAACGATCAATACAAGTCGTGGCAAGGCTTCGCATATTCCAACATGACGGATATGGAGACTCCCGGAAGGCCCAACCAATACAGCGTGTATGGCAAGTCGGGAGCGATGGGGTCTAAAAACTTCGGCCTTGGTTATATCGCCATGGACACGAAGTTCAATATTATGGCATTCCCACGGGCGGTAAATAATGTTCGGCTTTACGTTACCAATGGTACCTATGCTTATCTCGCTATGAAAAATGGCGATAATTTCACTAAGAAGTTTGGTGGGGAAGACGGCAATGACCCAGATTTCTGCAAACTGATTTGTATTGGCCTTGACGAAGATGGCGAGGAAACCGGTAAAGTGGAAATTTTCTTGGCGGACTACCGTTTCGATAACAATGCGGAAGATTATATTCTTACTGAATGGAAAGAGTTTGACCTTACCCAACTCGGAAAAGTGAAATCCGTACGCTTTGAGATGGATTCGAGTGACAAAAACGAGTGGGGAATGAAGAACCCGGCTTATTACTTCGTCGATAACATATCGTACGAATAA
- the fucP gene encoding L-fucose:H+ symporter permease produces the protein MLIPFILLTSCFAWWGLANNMTDTLLAAFKKIKSMTDFETSLIQMAFYGSYFCFALPAALFIRKYSFKSGVLLGLGLFITGGLLFYPASITQEYYHFLAALYVLAGGLSILETSANPYMMVMGPKGTATQRLNLAQSFNPIGSIAGVVISKLFILSQLRDISEAERLAMAPEALKAVQTEELAAVMNPYVTVSVILILTWILIAVNKKMPKASDSGTMDLKKSFASLFSNKDYIFGVLAQFFYVGAQIGVWSYTIRYVMTEIGLNEADSATYYIISLVCFASFRFIGTALMSRFKPSNILITKAVTAGILTCLVMFVGGTVGVYALVGISACMSIMFPTIFGLSLETVEDENIKLAGSGQIMTILGGAVLTALQGVVSDATGSIRLSFLVPLACFVIILLFGYKESRKAKA, from the coding sequence ATGCTTATCCCGTTCATCTTGCTGACCAGTTGTTTCGCTTGGTGGGGATTGGCCAATAATATGACCGACACGCTCTTGGCCGCTTTCAAGAAGATCAAGAGCATGACGGATTTCGAGACTTCTTTAATCCAAATGGCCTTTTACGGATCCTATTTCTGTTTCGCTCTTCCGGCGGCTCTTTTTATCCGTAAATATTCCTTTAAATCTGGGGTGCTGTTGGGGCTGGGCTTGTTCATAACCGGCGGTTTGTTATTCTATCCGGCCAGTATTACGCAGGAATACTATCACTTTTTGGCGGCGCTTTATGTTTTGGCCGGAGGCCTCTCAATCCTTGAGACCAGCGCAAATCCTTATATGATGGTAATGGGCCCGAAAGGTACAGCGACACAACGTCTGAACCTCGCCCAGTCCTTCAACCCCATCGGTTCTATCGCCGGCGTGGTGATCAGTAAGCTGTTCATCCTCTCACAGCTCCGCGACATCAGCGAAGCCGAGCGCTTGGCTATGGCCCCTGAAGCGCTGAAGGCGGTACAGACCGAAGAATTGGCGGCCGTGATGAATCCTTACGTTACGGTGTCGGTAATCCTGATTCTGACTTGGATCCTTATCGCCGTCAACAAGAAAATGCCTAAGGCCAGCGATTCGGGCACAATGGACCTGAAGAAATCATTCGCCAGCCTGTTTAGCAACAAGGACTATATCTTCGGCGTATTGGCGCAGTTCTTCTACGTAGGCGCCCAAATTGGCGTTTGGTCTTACACAATCCGCTACGTAATGACGGAAATCGGACTCAATGAAGCTGACTCAGCCACTTACTATATTATTTCGCTGGTATGCTTCGCCTCGTTCAGGTTTATCGGCACGGCGCTGATGTCACGGTTTAAGCCTAGTAATATTCTTATTACAAAAGCCGTTACGGCGGGTATTCTCACTTGTCTCGTAATGTTTGTGGGCGGTACTGTCGGCGTTTACGCTTTAGTTGGTATTTCGGCTTGTATGTCCATTATGTTCCCTACCATCTTCGGTTTGTCTTTGGAAACCGTAGAAGACGAAAACATCAAACTCGCCGGTTCTGGCCAAATTATGACAATCTTGGGTGGCGCTGTGCTTACGGCCCTTCAAGGCGTAGTTTCGGATGCTACGGGAAGCATCAGGCTGTCGTTCCTCGTGCCGTTGGCGTGTTTCGTTATTATCCTACTTTTCGGCTACAAAGAAAGCCGAAAAGCGAAAGCATAA
- a CDS encoding cupin domain-containing protein, with translation MESEKIKKIVSALELEAHPEGGYFKETYRSEGKVKREALPEGFNGDRNFCTAIYFLLTKDNFSAFHRICQDEIWHFYSGDPLYVHVIDQDGEYTRHEVGPDIESGQEPQLVVSAGAWFASSVKEGEEYSLVGCTVSPGFDFEDFELADREKLSEEYPEHIDIIRKLTRV, from the coding sequence ATGGAATCGGAAAAAATCAAAAAGATTGTGAGCGCTTTGGAATTGGAGGCGCATCCAGAAGGCGGATATTTTAAGGAAACATACAGAAGCGAAGGAAAAGTGAAGCGTGAAGCTTTGCCGGAAGGCTTTAATGGCGATCGCAACTTTTGTACAGCGATTTATTTTTTGTTGACCAAAGACAATTTCTCAGCTTTCCACCGCATTTGTCAGGATGAGATCTGGCATTTTTATAGTGGCGATCCGCTTTATGTTCACGTAATCGATCAGGATGGAGAGTACACACGGCACGAGGTGGGGCCGGATATCGAATCGGGACAAGAACCCCAGTTGGTAGTTTCGGCGGGAGCTTGGTTTGCCTCTAGTGTAAAAGAGGGTGAAGAATACTCCTTGGTGGGCTGTACGGTATCGCCGGGGTTTGATTTCGAGGATTTCGAGTTGGCGGACAGGGAGAAGCTTTCCGAAGAATATCCGGAACATATTGATATCATCAGGAAGCTGACACGAGTTTAG
- a CDS encoding LysE family translocator produces MDISTILSFLGASILLTVTPGPDILFVITESLTKGQRTGIAISVGLVSGLIVHITMAYTGLSLAFQTFPELLNTVKFAGAAYLLYLAYKAYGEEKPETTQGQTLAVAGTGYQVSAIKLVRKGILMNVLNPKVSLFFLLFLPQFVQESATMSSDAQILSLGGLFILQALLIFSSVSVLSGRLTGLLNSDRFWSGTKIVKIIALCGIAAMLAL; encoded by the coding sequence ATGGATATCAGTACTATATTATCGTTTCTCGGAGCTTCGATCTTGTTAACCGTTACGCCAGGGCCCGACATCCTGTTCGTTATAACCGAAAGCCTGACCAAAGGACAACGTACCGGAATCGCTATTTCGGTGGGGTTGGTTAGCGGGCTTATCGTACATATCACAATGGCATATACGGGCCTTTCTTTGGCCTTCCAGACATTTCCCGAATTATTAAATACAGTCAAATTCGCGGGCGCGGCTTATCTGCTTTATTTAGCCTATAAAGCCTATGGGGAGGAAAAACCGGAAACAACGCAAGGACAGACACTAGCGGTTGCCGGAACCGGCTATCAGGTTTCCGCCATCAAACTTGTGCGCAAAGGCATTCTGATGAATGTGCTGAACCCGAAAGTCTCATTGTTTTTCCTATTGTTCTTGCCTCAGTTTGTCCAAGAATCGGCAACAATGAGCTCAGATGCGCAAATTTTGTCGCTTGGCGGATTGTTTATTCTACAGGCCTTGTTGATTTTTTCCAGCGTATCGGTTCTTTCCGGAAGATTAACCGGCTTGCTAAACAGTGACAGGTTTTGGTCAGGGACAAAAATCGTAAAGATTATCGCATTGTGCGGAATAGCCGCAATGCTTGCGCTCTAA
- a CDS encoding glycosyltransferase family 4 protein has product MKILHLGSERAWRGGEQQIAYLIEETRAKGIENYVATRRASALGDYCHKNGIPYIELPFASAISLRTAMGIANYCKQNSIDLIHVHSGKSHTLAVISQFFRNTPIILSRRVCFPVKNSASSRWKYNHSSIQRILCISEAIRTELKPVVKDHSKLLKVYSGIAPEKFQNVKFTGYNLRKRFDIPENHTIVGSVAALTAEKGIFTLLDATNKILEQHPETTLVLIGDGALRDELEEYAKELGVSENVRFTGFAKNVPEILPQLDIFVLASRSEGLGTSILDAFCCKVPAVASNTGGIPEMIEDGITGFLATVDDSEGFASQITKLIEDPELRQTLTKAATEKLKQFDRKVTAEKTIKIYQEVLDELKSNQ; this is encoded by the coding sequence ATGAAAATACTACATCTAGGCTCAGAAAGAGCATGGCGCGGGGGCGAACAACAAATCGCTTACCTTATTGAGGAGACCAGAGCTAAAGGAATAGAGAACTATGTAGCCACTCGAAGAGCTTCAGCGCTTGGGGATTATTGTCACAAAAACGGAATCCCTTATATCGAGCTTCCTTTCGCTTCGGCGATTAGTCTGAGAACCGCAATGGGGATCGCCAATTACTGCAAACAGAATTCCATCGATCTTATCCATGTTCACAGTGGCAAGTCCCATACACTGGCTGTCATTTCGCAATTTTTCAGAAACACGCCTATTATCCTAAGCAGACGAGTCTGTTTTCCTGTCAAAAACTCAGCTTCGTCTCGTTGGAAATACAACCATTCTTCCATTCAGCGGATCCTTTGCATTTCGGAGGCTATTCGGACGGAATTGAAACCTGTGGTCAAAGACCATTCGAAGCTACTTAAGGTGTATAGCGGTATCGCTCCCGAAAAATTCCAAAATGTAAAATTTACCGGATATAATCTCCGGAAACGTTTCGATATTCCGGAAAACCATACAATCGTCGGTAGCGTAGCGGCATTAACTGCCGAGAAAGGAATCTTCACCTTGCTCGACGCAACCAATAAAATTTTGGAACAACACCCCGAGACTACTCTCGTTCTTATTGGCGACGGCGCTTTGCGGGATGAGCTGGAAGAATACGCCAAAGAGCTCGGCGTATCCGAGAATGTCCGGTTTACGGGCTTTGCCAAAAATGTCCCGGAGATATTGCCTCAGCTCGATATTTTCGTGCTGGCCTCACGGAGCGAAGGCCTTGGCACCAGTATTCTGGACGCTTTCTGCTGTAAAGTCCCGGCCGTGGCCTCGAATACGGGCGGAATACCGGAAATGATCGAAGACGGGATCACTGGATTTTTGGCTACCGTAGACGATTCGGAAGGTTTTGCCTCGCAAATCACCAAACTGATTGAAGATCCCGAATTACGACAGACGCTGACAAAAGCCGCCACGGAGAAGCTTAAGCAGTTTGACAGAAAAGTGACAGCGGAAAAAACGATTAAAATTTACCAGGAAGTATTGGACGAACTGAAATCTAATCAATAG
- a CDS encoding TonB-dependent receptor, with product MIRQKLKIVSLVLFFFSILTLAKESTAQDMLQTVRGKVTDADSEAPLQFATVAVLGTDPVLGAVTAPDGTFVIERVPVGVYTLRVSFTGYTSATLADRRVTSGKELIVNVSLKEALTELEGVTVRADDRKELPLNRMAVVSARQLNMEDAAKYAGGFDDPARLVSGFAGVASQTGNNGIVIRGNSPKGLLWRMEGVEIPNPNHFAEVAAFGAGGITALSSQLLDNSDFYTGAFAAEYGNALSGVFDIKLRNGNENKREYTFQAGLTGIDFATEGPFVEGKKASYLVNYRYSTFALLKDLLPEGGGSIRYQDLSFKLNFPAGDAGTFSLWGIGATDGNGTTPKEDTTEWKYLDDRKDSESDLRFGALGLNYRYFFNNRTFVDAKLATTGNGLEQNSDLLNLKGELNPEEKIQNSNWSYIFSTVFNTKFGARHTNRTGMTATRKEYNIRMSNAENEGDPLLTQVDQRGGVWSYQAFSQSTIQATGRLSFNPGINIQYYGVNEELSVEPRMAMEYRFDENRSLSFGYGLHSREERPFIYLSELDDGNGGMANNKDLRTTKAHHFVLAYDRVLNEFWRLKVEPYYQRLYDVVVTPNSSFSLVNQRDGWFIKDKMDNSGKGENYGLDVTLERFLQNDWYMLSTVSLFNSQYRDGNEEWRDTRYNNGYIVNLMFGKEWAVGKEKKNTLGVSGRLTLQGGDRYTPYDIDASKQAQDVVLDDSRAFEEQYSGKAIFHLNLNYTRNRAKHTSVWSLQILNLFGTPDESEMDFNFVTQMVDENMQAIVVPNISYKINF from the coding sequence ATGATCCGACAAAAATTGAAAATCGTGTCGTTGGTCCTCTTCTTTTTTTCGATTCTGACTTTGGCAAAAGAATCCACTGCCCAAGATATGCTACAAACCGTAAGGGGAAAAGTGACCGACGCCGACTCCGAGGCTCCGTTACAGTTCGCCACCGTGGCGGTACTAGGCACCGATCCCGTGTTGGGCGCCGTAACGGCTCCCGACGGGACTTTCGTGATAGAGCGGGTGCCTGTGGGTGTTTATACTCTGAGAGTCTCGTTTACGGGCTATACGTCGGCCACGCTGGCCGACAGACGAGTAACATCCGGAAAGGAGCTTATAGTGAACGTTTCTTTAAAAGAGGCCTTGACTGAGTTGGAAGGCGTAACGGTTCGTGCCGATGACCGAAAAGAATTGCCTTTAAACCGAATGGCTGTAGTGAGTGCCCGGCAACTGAATATGGAAGACGCCGCCAAATATGCCGGAGGATTTGACGATCCGGCCCGATTGGTTTCCGGTTTTGCCGGAGTGGCCAGCCAAACGGGAAATAATGGCATCGTGATTCGTGGGAATTCCCCCAAAGGCCTTTTGTGGCGAATGGAAGGCGTGGAAATCCCGAATCCGAACCATTTCGCCGAAGTGGCGGCATTTGGGGCGGGAGGGATTACGGCGCTTAGCAGTCAGTTGTTGGACAATTCCGATTTTTATACCGGGGCTTTTGCAGCTGAATACGGCAATGCGCTTTCGGGAGTTTTTGATATCAAACTCCGCAACGGAAATGAGAACAAACGAGAATATACTTTCCAAGCCGGACTGACGGGGATAGATTTTGCCACAGAAGGACCTTTTGTGGAAGGAAAAAAAGCGTCTTATCTGGTTAATTACAGGTATTCAACCTTCGCGTTGCTCAAAGACCTTTTGCCGGAAGGCGGAGGAAGTATTCGTTATCAGGATTTATCTTTTAAACTGAATTTCCCGGCGGGCGACGCCGGTACTTTCTCTCTCTGGGGAATAGGAGCGACTGACGGAAATGGGACTACGCCGAAAGAAGATACGACGGAGTGGAAATATCTGGATGATAGAAAGGACAGCGAAAGCGACCTGCGTTTTGGGGCTTTGGGGCTGAATTATAGGTACTTTTTTAATAATCGGACATTTGTGGACGCCAAGCTGGCCACTACAGGCAATGGGCTGGAACAAAATAGTGATCTGTTAAACCTTAAAGGCGAATTAAATCCGGAAGAGAAAATACAAAATTCGAATTGGAGCTATATTTTTTCAACTGTGTTCAATACGAAATTCGGGGCAAGGCACACAAACCGCACAGGTATGACCGCCACCCGAAAGGAGTATAATATCCGGATGTCAAATGCTGAAAATGAAGGCGACCCGCTGCTCACTCAGGTCGATCAGCGTGGCGGAGTGTGGTCATATCAGGCCTTTTCACAGTCTACCATACAGGCTACTGGGCGTTTGAGCTTTAATCCGGGCATTAATATCCAGTATTACGGGGTGAACGAGGAGCTTTCCGTGGAGCCGAGAATGGCTATGGAATATCGTTTTGATGAAAATCGAAGTTTGAGTTTTGGATATGGCCTTCATAGCCGAGAAGAGCGACCGTTTATTTACCTATCGGAATTGGACGATGGAAACGGAGGGATGGCAAACAATAAGGATCTTCGGACTACAAAAGCGCACCATTTTGTTTTAGCTTATGATCGTGTTCTCAATGAGTTCTGGCGACTGAAGGTAGAGCCTTATTACCAAAGACTGTACGATGTGGTTGTAACTCCTAATAGTTCTTTTTCTTTAGTAAATCAGCGTGACGGATGGTTTATAAAAGATAAAATGGATAATTCAGGAAAAGGGGAGAATTATGGTTTGGATGTCACGCTCGAACGCTTTCTTCAGAACGATTGGTATATGCTTTCCACCGTTTCGTTGTTCAATTCTCAATACAGAGACGGAAATGAGGAATGGAGAGATACACGCTATAATAACGGCTATATTGTCAATTTGATGTTTGGAAAAGAATGGGCGGTGGGCAAAGAGAAAAAGAATACGCTGGGCGTAAGTGGCCGACTGACTTTGCAAGGAGGTGATCGATATACGCCATACGATATTGACGCTTCAAAGCAGGCTCAGGACGTGGTCTTGGATGATTCAAGAGCATTTGAAGAGCAATATTCAGGAAAGGCTATATTCCACCTTAATCTCAATTATACCCGCAACAGAGCGAAACATACGAGCGTGTGGTCTTTACAGATATTGAATCTATTCGGAACGCCGGATGAGTCGGAGATGGATTTCAATTTCGTGACCCAAATGGTGGATGAAAACATGCAGGCTATTGTAGTGCCGAATATCAGCTACAAGATCAACTTTTGA
- the asnA gene encoding aspartate--ammonia ligase, whose product MAVNDLIFPKEYKATLSLREIERAVKLIKDLFEESLSSELKLRRFSAPLFVMKGTGINDDLNGSERAVSFPVMDMDDQRAEVVHSLAKWKRMTLADFGIEEGFGIYTDMNAIRADEVMDNTHSIYVDQWDWEKVMSESERTIAFLKQTVKKIYSTVKRVEYKVYEQYPHITPQLPETIHFISAEELLEKYPDLTPKERENKITKEHGAVFLMGIGGKLANGEKHDGRAPDYDDWSTSNEEGFAGLNGDILVWNPILETAYEISSMGIRVDKKAMEHQLQVESAEERKDLMFHRRLLSGEFPFSIGGGIGQSRLCMFLLQTAHIGEVQASLWPEDMREACQEKGIALM is encoded by the coding sequence ATGGCGGTTAACGATTTGATTTTTCCAAAGGAATATAAAGCTACTCTCAGCCTAAGAGAGATTGAAAGGGCTGTTAAGCTTATTAAAGACTTATTTGAGGAAAGCCTATCCTCTGAGCTTAAGCTTCGTAGGTTTTCGGCTCCGTTGTTCGTAATGAAAGGTACCGGAATAAACGATGACCTTAACGGTAGCGAACGCGCGGTATCGTTTCCCGTAATGGATATGGATGACCAACGCGCCGAGGTGGTTCATTCGCTGGCCAAATGGAAACGGATGACTTTGGCCGACTTTGGAATTGAGGAAGGTTTCGGGATCTACACGGATATGAACGCCATCCGGGCCGACGAGGTAATGGATAATACGCATTCCATCTACGTGGACCAGTGGGATTGGGAAAAAGTAATGTCCGAATCGGAGCGAACAATCGCGTTCCTGAAGCAAACCGTAAAGAAAATCTACTCGACTGTCAAACGAGTGGAATACAAGGTTTACGAGCAGTACCCGCATATTACGCCACAACTTCCGGAGACTATCCATTTTATCAGTGCGGAAGAGCTTTTGGAAAAATATCCAGACCTTACGCCAAAAGAGCGCGAAAACAAAATCACCAAGGAACACGGCGCAGTCTTCCTGATGGGAATCGGAGGCAAGCTCGCTAACGGCGAAAAGCACGACGGACGCGCCCCTGACTATGATGATTGGTCTACATCAAACGAAGAAGGCTTTGCGGGCCTCAACGGTGACATTTTGGTATGGAACCCTATTTTGGAGACGGCCTACGAAATTTCGTCAATGGGCATCCGCGTTGACAAAAAAGCCATGGAGCACCAACTCCAAGTTGAAAGCGCCGAAGAAAGAAAAGACCTGATGTTCCATAGAAGATTACTTTCCGGCGAATTCCCGTTCTCTATCGGCGGAGGTATCGGACAGTCGCGTTTGTGTATGTTCTTGTTGCAAACGGCCCATATCGGCGAAGTACAAGCCAGCCTCTGGCCTGAAGATATGCGTGAAGCTTGCCAGGAAAAAGGCATCGCTTTAATGTAA
- a CDS encoding LytTR family DNA-binding domain-containing protein — MHEQLWYSFRYTFLSGLLFYSIFHTYLRLKLESTGAVTPPHPEKPQVDMLEIKDEKGKIRLELPAESILCFEATGNYVTIHISENEKQRKELVRNNMKSIVSAFSEYGFTQCHRSYMVRLGAVSQVRKTGNGSAASLKGSDLVIPVSRTYTASFSEAIRAHGNMAEA, encoded by the coding sequence ATGCACGAACAATTATGGTACAGCTTCCGCTATACTTTCCTTTCGGGCCTGTTATTCTATTCGATTTTCCACACTTATTTACGGCTTAAGCTGGAAAGTACCGGCGCGGTGACTCCCCCCCACCCCGAAAAGCCACAAGTAGATATGTTGGAAATTAAGGACGAAAAAGGAAAAATCCGTCTTGAATTGCCTGCGGAAAGTATTTTATGCTTTGAGGCTACAGGAAATTATGTCACAATCCATATTTCCGAAAATGAAAAGCAAAGGAAGGAATTGGTTAGGAACAATATGAAAAGCATTGTTTCCGCTTTTTCGGAATATGGCTTTACGCAATGCCACCGCTCTTATATGGTACGCTTGGGTGCCGTGAGCCAAGTCCGGAAAACCGGCAATGGTTCGGCCGCCTCATTAAAGGGAAGCGACCTGGTGATTCCCGTTTCCCGGACATATACAGCCTCATTTTCTGAAGCAATCCGCGCCCACGGCAATATGGCCGAAGCCTAA